The following coding sequences are from one Lycium ferocissimum isolate CSIRO_LF1 chromosome 3, AGI_CSIRO_Lferr_CH_V1, whole genome shotgun sequence window:
- the LOC132049476 gene encoding large ribosomal subunit protein eL24-like: MVLKTELCRFSGAKIYPGRGIRFIRSDSQVFLFVNSKCKHYFHNKLKPSKLTWTAMYRKQHKKDIAQEAAGKRRRATKKPYSRSIVGATLEVIQKKRTERPEVRDAAREAALREIKERIKKTKDEKKAKKAEVQAKSQKAGKSNISKGASKGPKLGGGGGKR, from the exons ATGGTTCTCAA GACGGAGCTCTGTCGATTTAGTGGTGCCAAGATATATCCTGGGAGGGGCATCAGATTTATTCGTTCAGATTCTCAG GTGTTCCTATTTGTTAACTCAAAATGCAAACACTACTTCCACAACAAGCTGAAGCCATCCAAACTTACTTGGACAGCTATGTATAGGAAGCAACACAAGAAG GATATTGCACAAGAAGCCGCCGGGAAGAGGCGACGTGCAACAAAGAAGCCGTACTCCAGGTCCATTGTGGGTGCAACCTTGGAGGTTATCCAGAAGAAGAGAACTGAAAGGCCAGAAGTTAGAGATGCTGCTAGGGAGGCTGCTCTCCG TGAAATCAAGGAAAGGATCAAGAAGACAAAGGATGAGAAGAAGGCCAAGAAGGCAGAGGTGCAGGCCAAGTCACAAAAAGCTGGGAAGAGTAACATCTCTAAGGGTGCATCAAAAGGTCCTAAGCTTGGCGGTGGCGGTGGAAAACGTTAA
- the LOC132050870 gene encoding probable glycosyltransferase At5g03795, with product MMTWSSNSLRGLWFILPLLLVAVFIVITGPQGSIWLSTSNHYIETLNNGSSTTVNRKDEAPINVSKSSAAPKRYSKLEKLEAGLAKSRAAILLRENKSWNNNQTEEDEYIPQGPMYLNATAFHRSYLEMEKKFKIYVYNEGEPPVFHFGPCKHTYAIEGYFIQAMEVSKFRTEDPNKAHVYFLPLSVTMLTQFVYVVDSHEWGLMKNTAMDYVNIISQKYPYWNRSLGADHFMLACHDWGPEISFAIPHLYKNSIRALCNANTSEKFNPTKDVSIPEIHLPLGTTKGLLGGPPPSDRPVLVFFAGGLHGPIRPILLQHWENSTDEDVQIHKYLPKGVSYYDMIRKSKYCICPSGYEVASPRMVEGLYMGCVPVLIKDNYVTPFSDVLDWDTFAVTIPVKDIPNLKKILMDIPQEKYLEMQKRGIQMRRHFEVNSPPKRYDVFHMILHSIWLRRLNFRVRDVDET from the exons atgatgACATGGTCTTCAAACTCCTTAAGGGGTTTATGGTTTATTTTGCCATTGCTTTTGGTCGCTGTCTTTATTGTTATCACTGGTCCACAGGGTTCAATTTGGCTATCAACTTCTAATCATTATATAGAGACTCTCAATAATGGTTCTTCAACAACG GTAAATCGGAAGGACGAGGCCCCTATTAATGTAAGCAAGAGCTCAGCAGCACCAAAAAGATACAGCAAATTAGAGAAATTGGAAGCAGGCCTTGCAAAATCTCGAGCTGCAATATTattaagagaaaacaaaagTTGGAATAATAATCAGACAGAAGAAGATGAGTATATCCCTCAAGGTCCTATGTACTTGAATGCTACTGCCTTCCACAG GAGCTATTtggaaatggagaaaaaattcaagatatatGTGTACAATGAAGGGGAACCCCCAGTATTTCATTTTGGTCCATGCAAGCACACATATGCTATTGAGGGTTATTTTATTCAAGCAATGGAAGTTAGCAAATTCAGAACTGAAGATCCAAACAAAGCACATGTGTACTTCCTCCCATTAAGTGTTACAATGTTAACTCAATTCGTATATGTGGTTGATTCACATGAATGGGGTCTTATGAAGAACACTGCAATGGATTATGTCAATATCATTTCTCAAAAGTATCCTTATTGGAATAGAAGCCTTGGTGCTGATCATTTCATGCTTGCTTGTCATGATTGG GGGCCTGAAATTTCCTTTGCTATTCCACACTTGTACAAAAACTCAATTAGAGCTCTATGCAATGCCAATACCTCAGAAAAATTCAATCCAACAAAGGATGTTTCAATTCCAGAAATCCACCTTCCTCTAGGCACAACTAAAGGCCTCCTAGGCGGCCCTCCGCCCTCGGACCGTCCTGTTCTCGTGTTTTTTGCCGGAGGTCTTCATGGACCAATTAGGCCAATTTTATTACAACATTGGGAAAATAGTACAGATGAAGATGTTCAAATTCACAAGTACTTACCAAAGGGTGTCtcatattatgatatgataagaaAGAGCAAATATTGTATATGTCCAAGTGGATATGAAGTTGCAAGTCCAAGAATGGTTGAGGGACTTTACATGGGATGTGTACCTGTCCTAATTAAGGATAATTATGTGACACCTTTTAGTGATGTTCTTGATTGGGACACATTTGCTGTTACAATTCCTGTTAAGGATATTCCTAATCTCAAGAAAATTCTTATGGATATTCCTCAAGAGAAGTATTTGGAGATGCAAAAGAGGGGGATTCAAATGAGGAGGCATTTTGAGGTTAATTCTCCTCCAAAAAGATATGATGTGTTTCATATGATTCTTCATTCGATTTGGCTTCGAAGACTCAATTTTCGAGTTCGTGATGTGGATGAAACTTGA